One genomic segment of Panicum virgatum strain AP13 chromosome 2N, P.virgatum_v5, whole genome shotgun sequence includes these proteins:
- the LOC120658732 gene encoding senescence-specific cysteine protease SAG39-like, with amino-acid sequence MAARHELWMSQYGRVYKDDAEKAQRFEVFKANIKFIESFNAAGNRKFWLGINQFADLTNAEFRATKTNKGFKPSPVKVPTGFRYENVSIDALPASIDWRTKGAVTPIKDQGQCGCCWAFSAVAATEGIVKISTGKLTSLSEQELVDCDVHGEDQGCEGGLMDDAFKFIIKNGGLTTESSYPYTASDGTCKSGSNSAATIKGYEDVPANNEAALMKAVANQPISVAVDGGDMTFQFYSGGVMTGSCGTDLDHGIAAIGYGKTSDGTKYWLMKNSWGATWGENGYLRMEKDISDKRGMCGLAMDPSYPTE; translated from the exons ATGGCAGCGAGGCACGAGCTGTGGATGAGCCAGTACGGCCGCGTCTACAAGGACGATGCCGAGAAGGCACAGCGTTTCGAGGTGTTCAAGGCCAACATCAAATTCATCGAGTCGTTCAATGCCGCTGGGAATCGCAAGTTCTGGCTTGGCATCAACCAGTTCGCCGACCTCACCAATGCTGAGTTCAGGGCGACCAAGACTAACAAGGGCTTCAAACCTAGCCCAGTGAAGGTTCCTACCGGATTTAGGTACGAAAATGTTAGCATTGATGCGCTTCCGGCTAGCATCGACTGGAGGACTAAAGGTGCTGTTACACCCATCAAGGATCAAGGCCAATGTG GCTGTTGCTGGGCATTCTCAGCTGTGGCTGCAACGGAGGGCATCGTCAAGATCAGCACCGGCAAGCTCACCTCGCTCTCGGAGCAAGAGTTGGTCGACTGCGACGTCCATGGTGAGGACCAGGGCTGCGAGGGTGGTTTGATGGACGATGCCTTCAAGTTCATCATCAAGAACGGCGGCCTGACCACCGAGTCCAGCTACCCGTACACAGCCTCTGACGGCACGTGCAAGAGCGGATCAAACAGTGCCGCAACCATCAAGGGCTACGAGGATGTGCCGGCCAACAATGAGGCTGCCCTCATGAAGGCCGTAGCCAACCAGCCTATTTCGGTGGCTGTGGACGGAGGAGACATGACATTCCAGTTCTACTCCGGTGGTGTCATGACCGGCTCTTGCGGCACTGACTTGGATCATGGGATTGCAGCTATCGGATATGGAAAGACAAGTGATGGCACCAAATATTGGCTGATGAAGAACTCTTGGGGCGCGACATGGGGCGAGAATGGTTACCTGAGAATGGAGAAGGATATTTCGGACAAGAGGGGCATGTGTGGCCTCGCCATGGATCCCTCCTACCCCACCGAGTAG